The Pseudofrankia inefficax genome window below encodes:
- a CDS encoding PadR family transcriptional regulator — MAPAHDPQLLKGVLSLLLLRLLAERESYGYEIVQRLRELGLSDISEGSVYPALARLEREGRVQTRLVASRSGPARKYYRPTAAGSQALAEGTASWLSLAAVVHPVLVRGLPDPSPATEDT; from the coding sequence ATGGCACCGGCGCACGATCCGCAGCTCCTCAAGGGCGTCCTGTCGTTGCTGCTGCTCCGGCTGCTCGCCGAGCGCGAGTCCTACGGCTACGAGATCGTCCAGCGGCTGCGCGAACTCGGGCTCTCGGACATCAGCGAGGGCAGCGTGTACCCGGCACTGGCACGCCTGGAACGCGAGGGCCGGGTCCAGACGCGCCTCGTCGCCTCCCGATCCGGCCCGGCCCGCAAGTACTACCGGCCGACCGCGGCCGGTAGTCAGGCCCTGGCGGAAGGCACCGCGAGCTGGCTGTCGTTGGCCGCGGTGGTCCATCCCGTGCTTGTCCGAGGCCTCCCCGACCCATCCCCCGCAACGGAGGACACCTGA
- a CDS encoding serine hydrolase domain-containing protein, with amino-acid sequence MLVPSLLAGAAPALAGPATPRVTEWDPAARIDPELRTLLDGVIAAGVPGALVRVGDHGRIHQAAAGVTDLATGAPLRPRARVRVGSVTKTFVATVVLQLVGEGRLALDRPVGRWLPGLLRDGDTITVRQLLNHTSGLFDYTADPALLAGIVQNRVFDPAELVALAETHPRSFPPGTGWEYSNTNYIVAGLLIEAVTRHPLGEELQHRILRPLGLADTSFPATTGDLPGYHAHGYVPPDLVPTAGGRPYDVTGLNPSHAWAAGALVSSARDVSRFYQSLMGGELLRAPLLAQLRTTVAENPAAPGFRYGLGIERVQDRCGVNWGHSGAIFGYQTMAFWNEDTGRMVVMASTLDPAPAAAEAALAKTADEVLCGPSSP; translated from the coding sequence ATGCTGGTCCCGTCCCTGCTGGCGGGGGCCGCGCCAGCCCTGGCCGGCCCGGCGACGCCCCGGGTCACCGAGTGGGACCCTGCGGCCAGGATCGACCCCGAGCTGCGCACCCTGCTGGACGGCGTCATCGCCGCCGGCGTCCCCGGCGCCCTGGTCCGGGTGGGGGACCACGGCCGGATCCACCAGGCCGCCGCGGGGGTCACGGACCTGGCCACGGGCGCGCCGTTGCGACCGCGGGCCCGGGTACGCGTGGGCAGCGTGACGAAGACGTTCGTGGCCACCGTGGTGCTCCAGCTCGTCGGGGAGGGCCGCCTCGCCCTCGACCGGCCGGTGGGACGGTGGCTGCCAGGCCTGCTGCGCGACGGCGACACGATCACCGTCCGGCAGCTGCTCAACCACACCAGCGGGCTGTTCGACTACACCGCCGACCCCGCGCTCCTGGCGGGCATCGTCCAGAACCGGGTCTTCGACCCGGCGGAGCTCGTGGCCCTCGCCGAGACCCACCCTCGCTCGTTCCCACCCGGGACCGGCTGGGAGTACTCCAACACCAACTACATCGTCGCCGGCCTGCTCATCGAGGCGGTGACCCGCCATCCGCTGGGCGAGGAGCTCCAACACCGGATCCTGCGGCCACTGGGCCTGGCCGACACGTCCTTCCCCGCCACCACCGGGGACCTGCCCGGCTACCACGCGCACGGCTACGTCCCGCCCGACCTCGTCCCCACGGCCGGCGGCAGGCCGTATGACGTGACCGGGCTCAATCCCTCGCATGCCTGGGCGGCCGGCGCCCTCGTCTCCAGCGCCAGGGACGTGTCCCGCTTCTACCAGTCCCTGATGGGCGGCGAGCTGCTGCGCGCCCCGCTGCTCGCGCAGCTGAGGACCACCGTCGCGGAGAATCCCGCCGCGCCGGGCTTCCGCTACGGCCTCGGCATCGAACGGGTCCAGGACCGCTGCGGCGTGAACTGGGGCCACAGCGGCGCCATCTTCGGCTACCAGACCATGGCGTTCTGGAACGAGGACACCGGCCGGATGGTCGTCATGGCCAGCACCCTCGACCCCGCGCCCGCCGCCGCCGAGGCCGCGCTCGCGAAGACGGCCGACGAGGTTCTGTGCGGGCCGTCCTCTCCCTGA
- a CDS encoding VOC family protein: MTPLHWKLVVDSRDAATLAEFWAAALGYVVEDPSRLVERLLAAGQLPPDAVTERAGRRTFRGFAAVRHPDDPFDEVSGVGAGRRLLFQDVPEPKTVKNRLHLDVHAQAGGRDALVARLEALGATRVREHDQGPAGHWWVLRDPEGNEFCAT; this comes from the coding sequence ATGACGCCTCTGCACTGGAAGCTTGTCGTCGACAGCCGGGACGCGGCCACGCTCGCCGAGTTCTGGGCGGCGGCGCTCGGCTATGTGGTCGAGGACCCGAGCCGCCTTGTCGAGCGGCTGCTGGCCGCCGGGCAGCTACCCCCGGACGCCGTCACCGAGCGGGCCGGGCGGCGGACGTTCCGCGGCTTCGCCGCCGTCCGCCATCCCGACGACCCGTTCGACGAGGTCAGTGGTGTCGGGGCCGGCCGGCGGCTGCTGTTCCAGGACGTCCCCGAACCGAAGACGGTCAAGAACCGGCTGCACCTGGACGTCCACGCGCAGGCGGGTGGCCGGGACGCCCTCGTCGCCCGGCTGGAGGCGCTCGGCGCGACCCGGGTCCGGGAGCACGACCAGGGCCCCGCCGGCCACTGGTGGGTCCTGCGCGACCCCGAGGGCAACGAGTTCTGCGCCACCTGA
- a CDS encoding reductase: MRLLVLGGTEFVGTAVVEDALARGWDVTVLNRGSHPAPPGVGVLRGDRTAPGGLDALAGAAGDWDIAVDTWSWAPVAVRDAAALLADRAGWFAYVSSRSVYAYPGVPGAAEDGPLLDGDPDDTEDGGLAGYNRMKRGGELAALRAFGEGRTLLARPGLILGPGENIGRLPWWLHRVARGGRVLAPGPADLETRFIDVRDLAAWLLDTAAAGVAGAGAGGAYDVVCPPGHVTMAGLLAACLSVTGSEAELVWSDPEPILAAGVRPWTGLPMWLPPGEMYDYVNGIDVTRALGAGLRVRPVADTAADTWAWLRGLGGPAPRRPDRPPVGIDPAVEAAILDRVSG; the protein is encoded by the coding sequence ATGCGGCTTCTGGTGCTGGGTGGGACGGAGTTCGTCGGCACGGCGGTCGTCGAGGACGCGCTGGCCCGCGGCTGGGACGTGACGGTCCTCAACCGGGGCAGCCACCCGGCGCCGCCCGGGGTCGGTGTGCTGCGCGGCGACCGGACCGCGCCCGGTGGGCTCGACGCGCTCGCGGGCGCGGCGGGCGACTGGGACATCGCCGTGGACACGTGGTCGTGGGCGCCCGTCGCGGTCCGCGACGCCGCGGCGCTGCTCGCCGACCGGGCCGGGTGGTTCGCCTACGTCTCCAGCCGGTCGGTCTACGCCTACCCGGGGGTGCCCGGCGCGGCCGAGGACGGGCCGCTGCTGGACGGCGACCCGGACGACACCGAGGACGGCGGGCTCGCCGGGTACAACCGGATGAAGCGCGGCGGCGAGCTCGCCGCGCTGCGGGCGTTCGGGGAGGGTCGGACGCTGCTGGCCCGGCCCGGGCTGATCCTCGGCCCGGGGGAGAACATCGGCCGGCTGCCCTGGTGGCTGCACCGGGTCGCCCGCGGCGGGCGGGTCCTGGCGCCCGGCCCGGCGGACCTGGAGACCCGGTTCATCGACGTCCGTGACCTCGCCGCCTGGCTGCTGGACACCGCGGCGGCCGGCGTCGCCGGGGCGGGGGCCGGCGGGGCGTACGACGTGGTCTGCCCGCCCGGGCACGTCACGATGGCCGGCCTGCTGGCGGCCTGCCTGTCGGTGACCGGGTCGGAGGCCGAGCTGGTGTGGAGCGACCCGGAGCCGATTCTCGCCGCCGGGGTGCGTCCCTGGACCGGTCTGCCGATGTGGCTGCCGCCCGGGGAGATGTACGACTACGTCAACGGCATCGACGTCACCCGGGCGCTGGGCGCCGGCCTGCGGGTCCGCCCGGTCGCCGACACCGCCGCGGACACCTGGGCGTGGCTGCGCGGCCTCGGCGGGCCGGCGCCGCGGCGGCCGGACCGGCCGCCGGTCGGCATCGACCCGGCCGTCGAGGCCGCGATCCTGGACCGGGTGTCCGGGTGA
- a CDS encoding SigE family RNA polymerase sigma factor gives MRADEELAFEAFVAGAADRLLLSAVLLVGGDWAAGEDLLQGAFERTYRHWARIADGQPEAYVRRALVNAATSRWRRLRARVSEVPLVVDGQWTVDLAADGLDHADRMSQRDGLVRALRTLPPRQRAVLVLRYFDDLPEADVAAALGCSVGSVRSQASRGLARLRESEHIRGLGRPRARGPAPAGGLDVLTNETGDEDRVPSPLAPLAAPAFDAARPVRERSL, from the coding sequence GTGCGCGCCGATGAGGAGCTGGCGTTCGAGGCGTTCGTCGCCGGGGCCGCCGACCGGCTGCTGCTGAGCGCGGTGCTGCTCGTCGGCGGGGACTGGGCCGCGGGTGAGGACCTGCTGCAGGGGGCGTTCGAACGGACCTACCGGCACTGGGCGCGGATCGCCGACGGCCAGCCCGAGGCGTATGTGCGCCGGGCGCTGGTCAACGCGGCGACGAGCCGCTGGCGGCGGCTGCGGGCGCGGGTCAGCGAGGTGCCGCTGGTCGTGGACGGCCAGTGGACCGTCGACCTCGCCGCGGACGGCCTCGACCACGCCGACCGGATGTCCCAGCGCGACGGCCTGGTCCGCGCCCTGCGGACGTTGCCGCCGCGGCAGCGCGCCGTGCTGGTGCTGCGCTACTTCGACGACCTGCCGGAGGCCGACGTCGCGGCCGCGCTGGGCTGCTCGGTCGGCTCGGTGCGTTCCCAGGCGTCGCGGGGCCTCGCGCGGCTGCGCGAGAGCGAGCACATCCGCGGGCTCGGCCGGCCCCGGGCCCGCGGCCCGGCCCCCGCCGGCGGGCTCGACGTCCTGACCAACGAGACCGGGGACGAGGACCGCGTCCCGTCCCCGCTGGCGCCGCTGGCGGCACCGGCCTTCGACGCGGCGCGTCCGGTGAGGGAGAGGTCGCTGTGA
- a CDS encoding phosphotransferase family protein encodes MQAQERDPELTRTRLAGWLAPRLAAGAGGVDVGPLTSPEGLGFSNETHLFDATWGDGTARTTRRLVLRIAPTVYQVFLEARFAEQYQVMAALTGADPGLPVPELFGYEPDPALLGAPFFVMGAVDGRAPNDNPPYHVGGWLHDVTPADRAAMWWAGVDVLARIHRLDPHALGLGFLDSPERGRTGIDQQLAYYEQMLTWAGATVFDTPPEPLASARDWLRAHQPDEPDPPVLLWGDARIGNILFDGEFRAAAVLDWEMAELGAPEADLAWFLFLDRHHCDGCDAPRLDGFPSRADTVARYEQLLGRPLRHLDYYEVFAAYRFAVIMLRILVMFVELGMMDPATDMITNNTVSRMLATLLDLPAPGAPPDRDTPRTAPAGAPPAAG; translated from the coding sequence GTGCAGGCACAGGAACGCGACCCTGAGTTAACCCGGACCCGGCTCGCCGGCTGGCTCGCCCCCCGGCTCGCCGCCGGGGCCGGCGGCGTCGACGTCGGCCCACTGACCAGCCCCGAAGGGCTCGGCTTCTCCAACGAGACCCACCTGTTCGACGCCACCTGGGGCGACGGCACGGCCCGCACGACCCGCCGCCTCGTGCTGCGGATCGCCCCGACCGTCTACCAGGTGTTCCTGGAGGCCCGGTTCGCCGAGCAGTACCAGGTGATGGCCGCCCTCACCGGCGCCGACCCCGGGCTGCCCGTGCCCGAGCTGTTCGGCTACGAACCCGACCCCGCCCTGCTCGGCGCCCCGTTCTTCGTCATGGGCGCCGTCGACGGCCGCGCACCCAACGACAACCCGCCCTACCACGTCGGCGGCTGGCTACACGACGTCACCCCGGCCGACCGGGCCGCGATGTGGTGGGCCGGCGTCGACGTCCTCGCCCGCATCCACCGCCTCGACCCGCACGCCCTCGGCCTGGGCTTCCTCGACAGCCCCGAACGGGGCCGCACCGGGATCGACCAGCAGCTCGCCTACTACGAGCAGATGCTCACCTGGGCCGGCGCGACGGTGTTCGACACACCCCCCGAGCCCCTCGCCTCCGCCCGCGACTGGCTGCGCGCCCACCAGCCCGACGAACCCGACCCGCCCGTGCTCCTGTGGGGCGACGCCCGCATCGGCAACATCCTGTTCGACGGCGAGTTCCGCGCCGCCGCGGTCCTCGACTGGGAGATGGCCGAGCTCGGCGCCCCCGAGGCCGACCTCGCCTGGTTCCTGTTCCTCGACCGCCACCACTGCGACGGCTGCGACGCCCCCCGCCTCGACGGCTTCCCGTCCCGCGCCGACACCGTCGCCCGCTACGAGCAGCTGCTCGGCCGGCCGCTCCGCCACCTCGACTACTACGAGGTGTTCGCCGCCTACCGGTTCGCCGTGATCATGCTGCGGATCCTGGTGATGTTCGTCGAACTCGGGATGATGGACCCCGCCACCGACATGATCACCAACAACACGGTCAGCCGGATGCTCGCGACGCTGCTCGACCTGCCCGCCCCCGGCGCCCCACCCGACCGCGACACCCCACGGACCGCGCCCGCCGGCGCCCCACCCGCCGCCGGCTGA
- a CDS encoding YnfA family protein, which yields MDVARSAALFALAAVFEIGGAWLIWQTVREHRGWGYAAAGVASLALYGFVATLQPDGHFGRILAAYGGIFVAGSILWGALADGYRPDRFDLAGAAVCLAGMAIIMFAPRG from the coding sequence GTGGACGTCGCCCGCTCCGCCGCCCTGTTCGCCCTCGCCGCCGTCTTCGAGATCGGCGGCGCCTGGCTGATCTGGCAGACCGTCCGCGAACACCGCGGCTGGGGCTACGCCGCCGCCGGCGTCGCCTCGCTCGCGCTCTACGGCTTCGTCGCGACCCTGCAGCCCGACGGCCACTTCGGCCGCATCCTCGCCGCCTACGGCGGCATCTTCGTCGCCGGGTCGATCCTGTGGGGCGCGCTCGCCGACGGCTACCGGCCCGACCGGTTCGACCTCGCCGGCGCCGCCGTCTGCCTCGCCGGCATGGCGATCATCATGTTCGCCCCCCGCGGCTAG
- a CDS encoding SigE family RNA polymerase sigma factor, translating into MHADEEQTFEKFVAAVADRLLMSAILLVGGDRAAAEDLVQGAFERTYLRWSRITDGHQEAYLRRALVNGATSRWRRLRARVIEVPLQDDGPWTLDVAAPAVDHADQLTQRASLIQALATLPPRQRAVVVLRYVDDLPEGDVAAALGCSVGSVRSQASRGLARLRDSEHLRALGRPPRGPDILTNGIRRHQPTPSYAAAPQPEGEQR; encoded by the coding sequence GTGCACGCAGATGAGGAACAGACCTTCGAGAAGTTCGTCGCCGCCGTTGCCGACCGGCTGCTGATGAGCGCGATCCTCCTCGTCGGCGGCGACCGGGCCGCCGCCGAGGACCTCGTCCAGGGCGCGTTCGAACGGACCTACCTGCGCTGGTCCCGGATCACCGACGGCCACCAGGAGGCCTACCTGCGCCGCGCCCTCGTCAACGGCGCGACCAGCCGCTGGCGACGGCTACGCGCCCGCGTCATCGAGGTACCACTCCAGGACGACGGCCCCTGGACCCTCGACGTCGCCGCACCGGCCGTCGACCACGCCGACCAGCTCACCCAACGCGCCAGCCTCATCCAGGCACTCGCCACCCTGCCACCGCGCCAACGCGCCGTCGTCGTCCTGCGCTACGTCGACGACCTGCCCGAAGGCGACGTCGCCGCCGCGCTCGGCTGCTCCGTCGGCTCGGTGCGCTCCCAGGCCTCCCGCGGCCTGGCCCGGCTGCGCGACAGCGAACACCTGCGCGCCCTCGGCCGCCCACCCCGCGGCCCGGACATCCTGACCAACGGCATCCGCCGCCACCAGCCCACCCCGTCGTACGCGGCGGCCCCCCAGCCCGAGGGAGAGCAGCGGTG